The following coding sequences lie in one Rhizobium rhododendri genomic window:
- a CDS encoding Mrp/NBP35 family ATP-binding protein: MADVTKEQVLETLKTVHGPDTEKNIVELGMVSDIFISDAKVYFSITVPADQATELESLRLAAERAVKEIPGAKGALVTLTADKKAGSAPPRPTPPKPGPAPAPHSHGHSHAQPAKAASPPSRGAKIGVPGIGAIIAVASGKGGVGKSTTAVNLALALLANGLRVGVLDADIYGPSMPRLLKLSGRPQQIENRIIVPMENYGLKVMSMGFLVEEETAMIWRGPMVQSALMQMLREVAWGELDVLVVDMPPGTGDAQLTMAQQVPLAGAVIVSTPQDLALIDARKGLNMFRKVEVPVLGIVENMSYFIAPDTGARYDIFGHGGARLEAERIGVPFLGEVPLTINIRETSDAGTPLVVSEPDGVIAGVYRDIATKVWAQVTGQPLRAAPAIVFE; the protein is encoded by the coding sequence ATGGCCGACGTCACGAAGGAACAGGTTCTCGAAACGCTGAAGACCGTTCACGGGCCAGACACCGAAAAGAACATCGTCGAACTCGGCATGGTCTCGGACATCTTCATTTCCGATGCAAAGGTCTATTTCTCCATCACCGTTCCGGCTGACCAGGCGACCGAGTTGGAGTCGCTGCGCCTGGCAGCAGAGCGTGCCGTCAAGGAAATCCCTGGCGCCAAGGGCGCTCTGGTGACTCTGACCGCCGACAAGAAGGCTGGATCCGCACCCCCGAGGCCGACACCCCCAAAGCCGGGCCCGGCCCCAGCTCCCCATAGCCACGGCCATTCCCACGCGCAGCCGGCAAAGGCTGCATCGCCTCCGTCGCGCGGCGCAAAGATCGGCGTACCCGGCATCGGAGCCATAATCGCTGTCGCATCAGGCAAAGGCGGCGTCGGCAAGTCGACGACGGCGGTCAACCTTGCTCTGGCGCTGCTTGCCAACGGTTTGCGCGTCGGCGTGCTCGATGCCGATATCTACGGTCCGTCCATGCCACGGCTGCTGAAACTCTCCGGTCGCCCCCAGCAGATCGAAAACCGCATTATCGTGCCTATGGAGAATTACGGCCTGAAGGTCATGTCGATGGGATTCCTGGTGGAAGAGGAAACCGCGATGATCTGGCGCGGGCCGATGGTGCAATCGGCCCTGATGCAGATGCTGCGCGAGGTCGCCTGGGGCGAGCTTGACGTGCTCGTCGTCGACATGCCGCCCGGCACTGGCGATGCTCAGCTGACGATGGCCCAGCAGGTGCCGCTCGCCGGCGCCGTCATCGTCTCGACGCCGCAGGACCTGGCGCTGATCGATGCCCGCAAGGGCCTCAACATGTTCCGCAAGGTCGAGGTGCCGGTGCTCGGCATCGTCGAGAACATGAGCTATTTCATCGCCCCCGACACAGGCGCACGCTACGATATCTTCGGTCACGGCGGCGCCCGGCTGGAGGCGGAGCGCATCGGCGTGCCGTTCCTCGGCGAGGTGCCGCTGACGATCAACATCCGCGAGACATCCGATGCCGGCACGCCGCTTGTGGTCTCCG